A region from the Salvia splendens isolate huo1 chromosome 15, SspV2, whole genome shotgun sequence genome encodes:
- the LOC121766807 gene encoding zinc finger BED domain-containing protein RICESLEEPER 2-like has translation MPPPHSAPELAQKISDILMDWKIDRKIFSFTLDNVAANNAMVKLLKTQLQLQSSLLCNGEYFHVRCCEHILNLIVQEGLKVASDALDKVRSSIKYVKASEARMIKFKECARKVDIEFTTSLCLDVPTRWNSTYLMLASGIKYQRVFSMLECDDLAYKHCPTEDEWEGGKVMCEFLEPIYDITTLISGSSYPTSNLYFMEVWNIARLLEKNSRSHDEVVKSMPLKMQSKFEKYWEEYSDILSMGAVFDPRMKLKLVEYCYSTLDPLSSEDKVNRLKTKLYILYDEYKKKGDDAYLSKVSQSSGRCNSELGESKFMEGVRRQEVGKLKMNPNVFVAYRSYRGATSEAKSALDVYLEDMTTDENAKLDLLKYWKDHSSNCAELARMACDVLSIPITTVAAESSFSVGAHILNKYRNKLLSEKSKLLFACIIGCMDILKGRSTVGNGGADLAAMSMSLNPIVVVYLLPSLRHKCETLGDGLLATNGLRPLP, from the exons ATGCCTCCTCCACATTCTGCACCTGAATTAGCTCAAAAAATTTCTGATATCTTGATGGATTGGAAGATAGATAGGAAaatcttttcttttactttgGATAATGTTGCGGCTAATAATGCCATGGTGAAATTATTGAAAACACAACTTCAGTTGCAAAGCTCATTATTGTGCAATGGGGAATATTTTCATGTGAGATGTTGTGAACATATTTTGAATCTTATTGTACAAGAAGGGTTGAAAGTAGCTAGTGATGCTTTAGATAAAGTCAGATCGAGTATCAAATATGTTAAAGCATCAGAAGCTAGAATGATCAAGTTTAAGGAATGTGCAAGAAAAGTTGATATtgaatttactacttcattgtgCTTGGATGTGCCTACACGTTGGAATTCCACATATTTGATGCTTGCTAGTGGAATTAAATATCAACGGGTTTTCTCTATGCTTGAATGTGATGATTTAGCTTATAAGCATTGTCCGACAGAAGACGAGTGGGAAGGAGGAAAAGTGATGTGTGAATTCTTGGAGCCAATTTATGATATTACTACTTTAATTTCTGGTTCATCCTATCCTACTTCCAACTTGTACTTTATGGAAGTGTGGAATATTGCACGTTTATTGGAGAAGAATTCTAGAAGTCATGATGAAGTGGTAAAGTCTATGCCTCTTAAGATGCAATCAAAGTTTGAGAAATATTGGGAAGAGTATAGTGATATTCTTTCCATGGGGGCCGTGTTTGATCCAAGAATGAAGCTGAAACTTGTGGAGTATTGTTACTCAACACTTGATCCTCTTTCAAGTGAGGACAAAGTCAATAGGTTGAAGACGAAATTGTATATTCTATACGATGAGTACAAGAAAAAAGGTGATGATGCATATTTGTCTAAAGTTTCTCAATCTAGTGGAAGATGTAATTCTGAACTTGGAGAATCTAAATTCATGGAAGGAGTAAGAAGACAAGAAGTgggaaaattgaaaatgaatccTAATGTGTTTGTt GCATATAGGAGTTATAGAGGTGCAACTTCGGAAGCAAAGTCAGCATTGGATGTATATTTGGAAGACATGACGACGGATGAAAATGCTAAACTTGATTTGCTTAAGTATTGGAAAGATCATTCATCCAATTGCGCAGAACTTGCTAGGATGGCGTGTGATGTGCTTAGTATTCCTATAACAACGGTAGCAGCTGAATCTTCCTTTAGCGTTGGAGCACATATCCTAAACAAATATAGAAATAAACTTCTTTCTGAAAAGTCCAAGCTCTTATTTGCATGCATAATTGGTTGCATGGATATTCTAAAG GGCCGTAGcacagttggcaacggaggggcagatcttgctgcaatgagtaTGAGTTTGAATCCCATTGTTGTCGTGTACTTGCTTCCATCTCTAAGGCACAAATGTGAgaccttgggagatgggcttctggcaacCAATGGGTTAAGGCCTCTTCCTTAA